AATAACTATATCGCCTTCTGTCTTATTCCCCGGCGGCGTATGTGTAACAACCGGGCCGGTGGTATCGCTACTGGAAACCAGTATACGGTATGGACTATCAGCAGTACCGGCCTCTTTCATATTTTCAAGATCCGACGAATCCTTTGCCTGGATATAATAATCAATATTCCCTGTAACCTCACTTGCGCTTATCTGCGTAGAATACGTACTACCCGATGTCTTAGGCATAAACTGCGATGTAAAAACACTGCTGGTATCACGTTTATAAAATAAAATTACCGACCCTATTCCGGTAGCGTCGTTAACCCCTGCGGAAATAATTATTGCAGTCAGAGGCGCAGCACCGCGTACCGGAGAATGAACGATCACCGGTGCATCAACATCACTTGGCCCAACCGTAATCTTAAACGGTGCAATACTATATGTTGCAGGGAAATACGCAGCGTTTAAACCGGTATCAACCGCATAAAAGTAGTAATACAAATACTTAGAGGTAAACGCTGTTGCGGGAATTATAGCGGAATACCGCCCACCGCCGAGCGATGCCATGTTTACTGAAGAATATGTCCCAACGATATTTGTGCAGTAATACACCTTAGCGCTTCCCACTGCTGTACCGTCAGTAACATTCGCGTAAACCGTTAACGCCGTATTATACGCTGCGGAACTAACCTGCGTATGCGCAATCATCGGGCCGGATTCGTCGCTTATCACAATCCCTGTAAAATATTGTTTCAGTATTTGATCATACGTTTTGTTATACGGCGCAACCGCCATCTTCAACGCACCGTCCTGACACATACCCACCCCGTGGCCAAACCCTTTCCCTGAGAAAGTATACGACCCGGAATTATAGGTGATGCCGGTAAGCAGCGTACTTTGAAAATCTACCGAACCAATAGCCGAGCGGAACTGTACACCGGTAACATCAACTATTTCTGACGGTGAAGCATAGGTTATCCTAACATTTTTTGCCCGCCCGGATACATCAGTACTCGTTACTAGTATTCCGTTGGCAGAAATTACTGATTCAGAACTTGCTGGTGCAGTATTATTATTTGCTTTAAGCTTTGTCAACAACGCAGTACTTGTCATAGTCAGTACCCATGTATAATCAGTAGCTCCCGAACAATAAGTCGTTGCCATCCCAACACTCTTATCTTCAATACTACGCAGATACCCAAGTGCGGTACCGCCCCAAACATCTTCAGTATTAGCAGTTTTACCCCCGCAGTTACTAAAATAAAACACATACTTCAACGTTTGATTATTATATTTCATTGACAATCCGCAAGTAAGATCTACCGCGCTATTAAGTGTACTACGTTCAATATCATACCCCTTATACGCCTGGCAGTCCACCAAACTACAGAGGTCATATCCCAGGGAGTCATGTTTTCTCATAGATCCGAACGCAAACGTCCTTGCGGCAATCGCCTGTGCTTTTGCCGCTTCAATCGGTGCACTGGTACCAATCTCTGAAGGCACAACGCCGTAAAGGTACTGTTCCATATCAAGAACATTAATAATCTCTAACGACGTACCGTTCGATGAAAACTTTAATTCCCCCCGGAACTTTGTCCAGTGATAATTATCAGTCCCTATGCCTACAATTACATTGGGATCACTCTGGTATCCGCGTAACACCAGCGGGCCGGTATAAAGTTTAGTATCTACAGAAACCTTAGTCCCGCTTACATCTATGCGTTTACTATAATTCCCAGAGAAAATAACTGTTTTTGTAGCCGTATCATAAATCTCATACTTTTGAATGCCAGTAACATAAACAGAGGCTAACCCCGCAAGGCTGTTCGGATACAGGCTGCTTTTATAAGTCAACCCTATCCGTATATCCGCAGCATACCCTGCAGGGCATATCACCGATAATATCAGTAATACAAAACTAACTGAACGCGCAATCTTACAACAACTCATAAAAATACAACCTACTTCTCAATCCCCAGTTTACCTTCACGATGCGCGGAAATATAATTCATACAGTACTCATCATTCCCGAGTATCGCATTCGCAACATAGAGATTAGCCATCATTTTTTTATCCGTCGGATCAAGTATCGCACCATCGAGACCTGCAGCCATTGCGGAAACCAGGAACACCTGGTTTATCAACCACCGGTTCGGCAACCCGTACGATATATTACTCAACCCGCAGATAAA
This genomic stretch from Elusimicrobiota bacterium harbors:
- a CDS encoding SpoIID/LytB domain-containing protein; the encoded protein is MSCCKIARSVSFVLLILSVICPAGYAADIRIGLTYKSSLYPNSLAGLASVYVTGIQKYEIYDTATKTVIFSGNYSKRIDVSGTKVSVDTKLYTGPLVLRGYQSDPNVIVGIGTDNYHWTKFRGELKFSSNGTSLEIINVLDMEQYLYGVVPSEIGTSAPIEAAKAQAIAARTFAFGSMRKHDSLGYDLCSLVDCQAYKGYDIERSTLNSAVDLTCGLSMKYNNQTLKYVFYFSNCGGKTANTEDVWGGTALGYLRSIEDKSVGMATTYCSGATDYTWVLTMTSTALLTKLKANNNTAPASSESVISANGILVTSTDVSGRAKNVRITYASPSEIVDVTGVQFRSAIGSVDFQSTLLTGITYNSGSYTFSGKGFGHGVGMCQDGALKMAVAPYNKTYDQILKQYFTGIVISDESGPMIAHTQVSSAAYNTALTVYANVTDGTAVGSAKVYYCTNIVGTYSSVNMASLGGGRYSAIIPATAFTSKYLYYYFYAVDTGLNAAYFPATYSIAPFKITVGPSDVDAPVIVHSPVRGAAPLTAIIISAGVNDATGIGSVILFYKRDTSSVFTSQFMPKTSGSTYSTQISASEVTGNIDYYIQAKDSSDLENMKEAGTADSPYRILVSSSDTTGPVVTHTPPGNKTEGDIVIISATVTDGSGVEAVMLYYRKKGDNVYGSRAMLTSNGTVYEAPVPSDIAKYPGVEYYIIAWDITTFRNSGYYGSAVSPNTVNIISSNGTNGGSGTNNGTAAGEAKVVNTPNSSGSYSIGINAGTQASSAVSDVVIKIYDLRGRIVRMLDSTNAQLVVKNGVTTFVWDGKKDNGELVSGGVYLYQLESGDGIISGKIIIAK